In one Euleptes europaea isolate rEulEur1 chromosome 12, rEulEur1.hap1, whole genome shotgun sequence genomic region, the following are encoded:
- the LOC130485569 gene encoding olfactory receptor 52P1-like, with protein sequence MASANLTPSNPSTFLLQGIPGLEAYQKWFSVPVCTIYVVVIAGNCTILLVIATEPALHRPMCYFLCMLAAIDLAASSSALPKMLCIFWFQNGEIQASACLAQMFFIHALCMMESAVLLAMALDRYVAICFPLRYSSLFTGSLVAKMGIAAIARGSLLMGPCPFLIRRLSFCRTNIIHHTYCEHMAVVKLACGDTSINRTYGLCVALLVIGGDLLFIGLSYCLIVRAVLRLSSHEARRKAFSTCGSHLCVILISYSPALFSFFTHRFGPHVAPHVHITLANLYLLFPPMLNPIVYGVRTKEIRERVIRVFLPGRVTAKSRPG encoded by the coding sequence ATGGCCTCAGCCAACCTGACACCCTCCAACCCCTCCACATTCCTGCTGCAAGGCATTCCGGGCCTCGAGGCATACCAGAAGTGGTTCTCGGTGCCCGTGTGCACCATCTACGTGGTGGTCATTGCCGGGAACTGCACCATCCTCCTGGTCATTGCGACTGAACCGGCCCTGCACCGGCCCATGTGCTATTTCCTCTGCATGCTGGCTGCCATCGACTTGGCCGCCTCCAGCTCCGCCTTGCCCAAGATGCTCTGCATCTTCTGGTTCCAGAACGGAGAGATCCAAGCCAGCGCCTGCCTGGCCCAGATGTTCTTCATCCATGCCTTGTGCATGATGGAGTCGGCTGTGCTGCTGGCCATGGCGCTAGACCGGTACGTGGCCATCTGCTTCCCTCTCAGATACAGCTCTCTCTTCACTGGgtcactggtggcaaagatgggTATCGCTGCCATTGCTAGGGGGTCGTTGCTGATGGGGCCTTGTCCCTTCTTGATCAGAAGGTTGTCCTTTTGCCGGACGAATATCATTCATCACACCTACTGTGAGCACATGGCTGTGGTAAAGCTGGCCTGTGGGGATACCAGCATCAACCGGACTTATGGGCTGTGCGTGGCTCTGCTGGTCATCGGCGGGGACTTACTCTTCATCGGCCTCTCCTACTGCCTGATTGTCCGTGCAGTCCTGCGGCTCTCTTCCCACGAGGCCAGGCGCAAGGCCTTCAGCACCTGCGGCTCTCACCTCTGTGTCATCCTCATCTCTTACAGCCCTGCCCTTTTCTCCTTCTTCACCCACCGCTTTGGCCCCCATGTGGCCCCCCATGTTCACATCACGCTGGCCAACCTCtatctcctcttccctcccatgCTGAACCCCATCGTGTACGGAGTGAGGACCAAGGAAATCCGGGAACGGGTCATCAGGGTGTTCCTGCCAGGCAGGGTCACAGCCAAGTCCAGGCCTGGCTGA